In Helicobacter sp. 11S03491-1, a genomic segment contains:
- a CDS encoding biopolymer transporter ExbD, producing the protein MENDFGWDDKPELNITPLVDIMLVLLAILMITTPTITYQEKITLPKGSKTQKSLEEKSLEIRMDAKKKIYIKDNVYDYNSFPDSFNLLAKQYDKNISVYIRADKNLTYENIVYLLKSVKEAGFSKVSLVTNG; encoded by the coding sequence ATGGAAAATGATTTTGGTTGGGATGATAAGCCGGAGCTTAATATTACGCCTTTGGTAGATATTATGCTTGTTTTACTGGCAATTTTAATGATAACTACTCCAACAATCACTTATCAAGAAAAAATTACTCTTCCTAAGGGTTCTAAGACACAAAAATCTTTAGAAGAAAAATCATTAGAGATTCGTATGGATGCTAAAAAAAAGATATACATTAAAGATAATGTATATGATTACAATTCATTTCCGGATAGTTTTAATCTTTTGGCAAAACAATATGATAAAAATATAAGTGTATATATTCGTGCTGATAAGAACTTGACTTATGAAAATATTGTTTATTTACTCAAAAGTGTAAAAGAAGCAGGGTTTTCAAAAGTTTCTTTGGTTACCAATGGCTAA
- a CDS encoding MotA/TolQ/ExbB proton channel family protein — MATIQNFFYESGIITILVLFWLSLYFILTLWIFIYKFFSIKLSIMKEKKSLDKILKDDQKLPNYPIFHSDMQQNQISKEMLHIWKNQILKQSTTGLVMLSIIASTAPFIGLFGTVVEILDAFGKLGMNGQVSFEVIAPIISKALVATASGILTAIPAYSFFLVLKRKSYDLSVYIQMQIDVIVSKNVRK, encoded by the coding sequence ATGGCAACTATACAAAATTTTTTTTATGAAAGTGGTATCATTACTATACTTGTTTTATTTTGGCTGTCTTTATATTTTATTTTAACGCTATGGATATTTATTTATAAGTTTTTTTCTATAAAGCTATCCATCATGAAAGAAAAAAAATCTTTAGACAAAATTCTAAAAGACGATCAAAAACTTCCGAATTATCCTATTTTTCATTCTGATATGCAACAAAATCAGATTTCAAAAGAAATGCTCCATATTTGGAAAAATCAAATACTCAAGCAATCAACAACAGGGTTGGTAATGTTGAGTATCATAGCCTCGACTGCTCCTTTTATCGGTCTTTTTGGGACTGTTGTTGAGATTCTGGATGCATTTGGAAAATTAGGCATGAATGGTCAAGTGTCATTTGAAGTGATAGCCCCGATTATTTCAAAGGCTTTGGTTGCAACAGCTTCAGGCATATTAACTGCTATCCCCGCATATTCTTTTTTTCTTGTATTAAAACGTAAGTCTTATGATTTGTCTGTATATATTCAAATGCAAATTGATGTGATTGTTTCAAAAAACGTTAGGAAATAA
- the atpC gene encoding ATP synthase F1 subunit epsilon, producing the protein MEGLLVNIVTPYGEIFSGEVKSITLPGSEGEFGVLKGHSDLLALLKSGVIEVEKMDTQKDLVAINWGYADVRSTQVDILVNGAVAIGGGDESEISNAISKAKKLLEEATSDKVTMSSLVSRIEHSAKGKF; encoded by the coding sequence ATGGAAGGATTGCTTGTTAATATCGTCACTCCTTATGGAGAGATTTTTTCCGGAGAGGTAAAAAGCATTACCTTGCCCGGAAGCGAGGGAGAATTTGGAGTTTTGAAAGGTCATAGCGATCTCTTGGCTTTGCTGAAAAGTGGGGTTATTGAAGTAGAAAAAATGGACACCCAAAAAGATTTGGTTGCCATTAATTGGGGATATGCCGATGTCAGATCAACCCAAGTTGATATTTTGGTAAATGGAGCTGTTGCCATTGGGGGTGGAGATGAGAGTGAAATTTCAAACGCAATCTCTAAGGCCAAAAAACTTTTGGAAGAAGCTACTTCTGATAAAGTAACGATGTCAAGTCTTGTATCAAGAATTGAACATTCTGCAAAAGGTAAATTCTAA
- the atpD gene encoding F0F1 ATP synthase subunit beta — protein sequence MQGKIIQVMGPVVDVDFDAYLPAINEALDVKYKVENIEKSLVLEVAAHLGDNRVRTIAMDMTEGLTRDQVVTARGKMIEVPVGEDVLGRIFNVTGDVIDGGEPIKNTLRWPIHRSAPTFENQSTKTEMFETGIKVVDLLAPYSKGGKVGLFGGAGVGKTVVIMELIHNVAYKHSGYSVFAGVGERTREGNDLYHEMKEGGVLDKVALCYGQMNEPPGARNRIAFTGLTMAEYFRDEKGLDVLMFIDNIFRYAQSGAEMSALLGRIPSAVGYQPTLASEMGKLQERIASTKKGSITSVQAVYVPADDLTDPAPASVFSHLDATTVLNRKIAEKGIYPAVDPLDSTSRILDPQIVGEEHYRIATGIQQILQKYKDLQDIIAILGMDELSEEDKKIVERARKIEKFLSQPFFVAEVFTGSPGKYVTLEETLEGFKGILEGKYDHIPENAFYMVGNIQEVIEKAEKSKSA from the coding sequence ATGCAAGGAAAAATTATTCAAGTTATGGGACCGGTGGTGGATGTTGATTTTGATGCGTATTTGCCTGCAATCAATGAAGCCTTAGATGTAAAATACAAAGTTGAAAATATAGAAAAATCTTTAGTTTTAGAAGTTGCTGCACATTTGGGTGATAATAGAGTCAGGACTATCGCAATGGATATGACAGAAGGTCTTACTAGAGATCAGGTTGTTACAGCTAGGGGTAAGATGATTGAAGTCCCTGTAGGCGAAGATGTTTTGGGTAGAATTTTCAATGTAACAGGAGATGTGATTGATGGTGGAGAGCCTATTAAAAATACCTTAAGATGGCCTATACACAGAAGTGCTCCTACATTTGAAAATCAAAGCACAAAGACAGAAATGTTTGAGACCGGAATTAAAGTCGTTGATTTGCTGGCTCCTTATTCAAAAGGTGGAAAAGTGGGGTTATTTGGAGGAGCTGGCGTAGGAAAGACGGTTGTTATCATGGAGCTTATTCATAATGTTGCTTATAAACATAGTGGTTATTCTGTATTTGCAGGGGTTGGCGAGCGAACTCGAGAAGGAAATGATCTTTATCACGAAATGAAAGAAGGTGGTGTTTTAGACAAAGTTGCTTTATGCTACGGACAAATGAATGAACCTCCGGGTGCCAGGAATAGAATTGCCTTTACAGGTCTTACAATGGCAGAGTATTTTAGAGATGAAAAAGGTCTTGATGTTTTAATGTTTATTGACAATATTTTTCGATATGCTCAATCGGGTGCTGAAATGTCTGCATTATTGGGCAGGATTCCATCTGCGGTTGGTTATCAACCTACATTAGCAAGTGAAATGGGCAAACTTCAAGAAAGGATTGCTTCTACCAAAAAAGGATCTATCACTTCTGTTCAGGCTGTATATGTTCCGGCAGATGATTTGACAGATCCGGCACCTGCTTCAGTTTTTTCTCATCTTGATGCCACAACAGTTTTGAATAGAAAAATTGCCGAAAAGGGAATATACCCTGCTGTGGATCCTTTAGATTCCACTTCAAGAATTTTAGATCCTCAAATTGTAGGAGAAGAGCATTATAGAATTGCAACAGGCATCCAACAAATTTTGCAAAAATACAAGGATCTTCAAGATATTATTGCTATTTTAGGTATGGATGAGTTATCTGAAGAAGATAAAAAAATTGTAGAGAGAGCTAGAAAAATTGAGAAATTTTTATCTCAACCTTTCTTTGTTGCAGAAGTTTTTACCGGAAGTCCGGGAAAATATGTCACTTTAGAGGAGACATTAGAAGGGTTTAAGGGGATATTAGAAGGTAAATATGATCATATACCTGAAAATGCATTTTATATGGTAGGAAATATACAAGAAGTTATAGAAAAAGCAGAAAAAAGCAAAAGTGCATAA
- the atpG gene encoding ATP synthase F1 subunit gamma, whose protein sequence is MGNNLKEIRKQIGSVKNTQKTTRAMKLVSTSKLKKAEEMARRSKVFANKLNEVFDNILSKVKIRGLENINSKYFLKLENQDVKKVDIIFVTADKGLCGGFNAITIKEVVRLMNEYKNQGIKVRLRGIGKKGIAHFVYNDIEVLDKVSDLSSFPSYEKAAAFIMKVTQDYLDGLTDEVLIVHNGFKNMISQELEVKKILPLGLDIKACDIRLNTISIEPDEEEDIVLDELTKRYIEYNMYYALIDSLAAEHSSRMQAMDTATNNAGELVKSLTISYNKARQEAITTELVEINAGVEAMK, encoded by the coding sequence ATGGGAAATAATTTAAAAGAAATCAGAAAACAGATTGGTAGCGTTAAAAATACACAAAAAACTACTAGAGCTATGAAGTTAGTTTCCACTTCCAAATTAAAAAAAGCAGAAGAGATGGCTAGACGTTCTAAAGTTTTTGCTAATAAGCTTAATGAGGTTTTTGATAATATTTTATCGAAGGTTAAAATCAGAGGATTAGAAAATATCAATAGCAAGTATTTCCTTAAATTAGAAAATCAAGATGTTAAAAAGGTTGATATTATATTTGTTACAGCAGATAAAGGTTTATGTGGTGGTTTTAATGCCATAACCATCAAGGAAGTTGTTAGACTTATGAATGAATATAAAAATCAAGGTATTAAAGTTAGGTTGAGAGGAATAGGAAAAAAGGGAATTGCTCATTTTGTTTACAATGATATTGAAGTTTTAGATAAGGTATCTGATTTGAGTTCTTTTCCCAGCTATGAAAAGGCTGCTGCGTTTATAATGAAAGTAACACAAGATTATCTTGATGGACTAACAGATGAGGTTTTGATTGTCCATAATGGTTTTAAAAACATGATTTCGCAGGAATTGGAAGTTAAGAAAATTTTACCATTAGGACTTGATATTAAGGCATGTGATATTCGTTTGAATACTATTTCAATTGAACCTGATGAGGAGGAAGATATAGTTTTGGATGAATTAACTAAAAGATATATAGAATATAATATGTATTATGCCTTGATTGATTCTTTGGCAGCAGAGCATAGTTCAAGAATGCAAGCAATGGATACGGCGACAAATAATGCAGGCGAGTTAGTAAAGAGCCTGACAATTTCTTATAATAAAGCAAGACAAGAGGCTATCACTACAGAACTTGTAGAAATTAATGCCGGTGTTGAGGCAATGAAATAA
- the atpA gene encoding F0F1 ATP synthase subunit alpha — protein sequence MVAKLKPEEISSIIKERIENFEINVDIAETGRVIAYADGVAKVYGLKNVMSYEMVEFDTGDKGLASNLEEGSVGIVILGAGNNIKEGTSVKRLGKLMKVPVGDVVVGRVINTLGDPIDGKGVIEATEYQFIEQKAPGIMDRKSVHEPLQTGIKAIDALVPIGRGQRELIIGDRQTGKTTVAIDTIINQKGQDVICIYVAIGQKESTVAQVVRKLEEYGAMEYTVIVNASASDSAAMQFLAPYTGVTIGEYFRDNARHALIIYDDLSKHAVAYREMSLILRRPPGREAFPGDVFYIHSRLLERAAKVNDEKGAGSLTALPIVETQAGDVSAYIPTNVISITDGQIFLETDLFYSGIRPAINVGLSVSRVGGAAQIKATKQVSGTLRLDLAQYRELQAFAQFASDLDETSRKQLDRGQRMIEVLKQSPYSPLPIEKQVVIIFAGTKGFLDDIPANKVVKFESELYPFLEAKYPKIFEDIRMKKALDKDLESNLTKALDEFKISFTA from the coding sequence GTGGTAGCAAAATTAAAGCCGGAAGAGATAAGCTCTATTATCAAAGAGAGAATAGAAAATTTTGAAATTAATGTTGATATTGCCGAAACCGGAAGAGTCATTGCTTATGCAGATGGGGTTGCCAAGGTTTATGGTCTAAAAAATGTGATGTCTTATGAAATGGTTGAGTTTGATACAGGCGACAAGGGACTTGCTTCTAATCTTGAAGAAGGTAGCGTAGGTATTGTTATACTGGGTGCCGGAAATAATATCAAAGAAGGAACTTCTGTTAAAAGATTGGGTAAATTAATGAAAGTTCCGGTCGGAGATGTTGTAGTAGGAAGAGTCATTAATACATTAGGAGATCCAATAGATGGAAAAGGTGTTATAGAGGCGACAGAATACCAATTTATTGAGCAAAAGGCTCCCGGAATCATGGATAGAAAATCTGTTCATGAGCCTCTCCAAACAGGCATTAAAGCTATTGATGCTTTGGTTCCTATTGGTAGAGGACAAAGAGAGCTTATTATTGGAGATAGACAAACAGGAAAGACAACGGTTGCTATTGATACTATTATCAATCAAAAAGGACAAGATGTTATTTGTATCTATGTTGCAATTGGTCAAAAAGAATCCACTGTCGCTCAAGTAGTTCGCAAACTTGAAGAATATGGCGCGATGGAATATACTGTGATTGTCAATGCTTCAGCTTCAGATTCTGCAGCTATGCAATTTTTAGCTCCTTATACAGGCGTTACTATCGGTGAATATTTTAGAGACAATGCAAGGCATGCACTTATTATATATGATGATTTGAGTAAGCATGCTGTGGCTTATAGAGAGATGTCCTTGATCTTAAGGAGACCACCCGGAAGAGAAGCATTTCCGGGAGATGTGTTTTATATCCACTCAAGATTATTAGAAAGGGCAGCAAAAGTCAATGACGAAAAAGGCGCAGGATCTTTAACTGCTTTACCTATTGTAGAAACTCAAGCAGGCGATGTATCTGCTTATATCCCTACGAATGTTATTTCTATTACAGACGGTCAGATATTTTTGGAGACTGACTTGTTTTATTCAGGTATTAGACCTGCCATTAACGTAGGGCTTTCGGTTTCTAGAGTAGGGGGAGCTGCCCAAATTAAGGCAACAAAGCAGGTTTCAGGTACATTGCGATTGGATTTGGCACAATATAGGGAACTACAAGCTTTTGCCCAATTTGCATCAGACTTAGATGAGACCAGCAGGAAACAGTTAGATAGAGGACAGAGAATGATTGAAGTCCTCAAACAATCTCCTTATTCACCTTTACCTATTGAGAAACAAGTTGTTATTATTTTTGCAGGGACAAAGGGCTTTTTAGATGATATACCGGCGAATAAAGTTGTAAAATTTGAGAGTGAGCTTTATCCGTTTTTGGAAGCAAAATATCCTAAAATTTTTGAAGATATTAGAATGAAAAAGGCATTAGATAAAGATCTGGAAAGCAATTTAACAAAAGCTTTAGATGAGTTTAAAATAAGTTTCACAGCTTGA
- a CDS encoding F0F1 ATP synthase subunit delta — protein MIKIIAKKYAKAIIEDMSTSELEIFLKNLKKVAQAFFIQKFSDIIYSPYISNSDKENFVLGFFEDKNNKMVNFMRLLVFHHRLDIIPFVCEVLQAYINQKNKTYTGLLYLDKEVDSGILKQIRDNLSLSLKVDLQIQQIITQIQGIKLIIDELGIEISFLKENFFTQLKLHVLKAI, from the coding sequence ATGATTAAAATAATTGCTAAAAAATATGCAAAAGCCATTATTGAAGATATGTCAACCTCTGAGTTAGAAATATTTTTAAAAAATCTAAAAAAGGTTGCTCAGGCTTTTTTTATTCAAAAATTTTCTGATATTATTTATTCTCCTTATATCTCAAATTCAGATAAAGAGAATTTTGTGCTTGGTTTTTTTGAAGACAAAAATAACAAAATGGTTAATTTCATGAGGCTTTTAGTTTTTCATCATAGACTTGATATTATCCCTTTTGTTTGTGAAGTGCTTCAGGCATATATTAACCAAAAGAACAAAACTTATACAGGGTTATTGTATTTGGATAAAGAAGTGGATTCCGGTATCTTGAAACAAATAAGAGATAATTTATCTTTGAGTTTGAAAGTTGATTTACAAATCCAACAAATCATCACTCAAATACAAGGTATTAAACTTATCATTGATGAGTTGGGTATAGAAATTTCTTTTTTAAAAGAAAACTTTTTCACTCAATTGAAATTACATGTGCTCAAAGCAATTTAA
- a CDS encoding F0F1 ATP synthase subunit B, with amino-acid sequence MKYIVLLLFCTSCLFAQEVNISDTDIVERVINFVIFLAILWYFVADKLKQIFVSRREGIAKKLNEVQDKFKNAKKEKEQALRKLEEAKEKASDMLAIAKKEAYLIAQKIDEQSKSDIEHLIKNNEILMDFEQKKMEKQVVDEILSELFKTKTSSLEISDYIHILNKKVA; translated from the coding sequence GTGAAATATATTGTTTTATTATTGTTTTGCACCTCTTGTTTGTTTGCTCAAGAAGTCAATATTTCAGATACAGATATTGTTGAGCGAGTCATTAACTTCGTTATTTTTCTGGCAATTTTATGGTATTTTGTTGCAGATAAATTGAAGCAAATATTTGTCTCGCGTAGAGAGGGGATTGCTAAGAAACTTAATGAAGTCCAAGATAAATTTAAAAATGCAAAAAAAGAAAAAGAACAAGCTTTAAGAAAGCTTGAAGAAGCTAAAGAAAAAGCATCTGATATGTTAGCGATAGCAAAAAAAGAAGCCTATCTTATTGCGCAAAAAATTGATGAACAATCTAAGTCTGATATTGAACATCTTATTAAAAATAATGAAATATTGATGGATTTTGAACAAAAAAAGATGGAAAAACAAGTCGTTGATGAGATACTTTCTGAATTATTTAAAACAAAAACAAGCTCTCTTGAGATTTCTGATTATATTCATATCTTAAATAAAAAGGTTGCTTGA
- a CDS encoding FoF1 ATP synthase subunit B': MSITINPYLMLLVFIVFMITLYLLNIWLYRPLLTFMDNREASVKQDLQHIQDNTQEILEIEKEIKQILENARIQSSQIIEEATNEAKIAYEAKISKKKAESAVKIEEFFNELQVQKNDLKNQLLVKMEDFENSLKLKISQI, translated from the coding sequence ATGAGTATAACAATAAATCCTTATTTGATGCTCTTAGTTTTTATTGTATTTATGATCACTCTTTATTTGCTTAATATTTGGCTGTATAGACCTCTTCTTACATTCATGGATAATAGAGAAGCTTCTGTTAAACAAGATCTCCAACATATACAAGATAATACACAAGAAATATTAGAAATTGAAAAAGAAATCAAACAAATACTAGAAAACGCACGTATACAATCATCCCAAATTATAGAGGAAGCAACGAATGAAGCTAAAATAGCTTATGAAGCTAAAATATCAAAAAAGAAAGCAGAATCTGCTGTTAAAATTGAAGAATTTTTTAATGAACTTCAAGTACAAAAAAATGATTTAAAGAATCAGCTTCTTGTAAAAATGGAAGATTTTGAAAATTCTTTAAAATTAAAAATATCTCAAATATAA
- a CDS encoding ParB/RepB/Spo0J family partition protein, with amino-acid sequence MAKKNLALGRGLGAILSEVGQAYENNLSDNSELVVELDIDSIKPNPYQPRKHFLHDSVHELSESILEHGLLQPILVYEDQNNDYILIAGERRLRASKLANLKTIKAIVANIDITKLREIALIENIQREDLNPIDLANSYRELIDDYKITHDELAKKIKKSRTQITNTMRLLNLPGEIQKLLLEEKITQGHAKMLLSLNNEEQKIALGSIIGQKLSVRDTEMLVKKIKTSDNIHKTSLKSQDKIISDQKIIKLKTLLKQYSILSFIKNNSLVLEFSDKSKIDEIIRKLSSE; translated from the coding sequence TTGGCAAAAAAGAATTTAGCATTAGGAAGAGGCTTGGGTGCTATATTGAGTGAAGTGGGGCAAGCTTATGAAAATAATCTTTCAGATAATTCTGAACTTGTTGTTGAGTTAGATATCGATAGCATCAAGCCAAATCCCTATCAACCCAGAAAACATTTTTTACATGATTCTGTTCATGAGCTTTCTGAATCAATTCTTGAACATGGATTATTGCAACCCATACTTGTTTATGAAGATCAAAACAATGATTATATTTTAATAGCAGGAGAGAGGAGGTTGAGGGCTTCAAAGCTGGCCAATCTTAAAACTATCAAGGCGATTGTTGCAAATATTGATATAACAAAATTAAGAGAGATTGCCCTTATTGAAAATATTCAAAGAGAGGATTTGAACCCCATTGATTTAGCTAATTCTTATAGAGAATTGATTGATGATTATAAAATTACTCATGATGAATTAGCAAAAAAGATTAAAAAATCTCGAACACAAATTACCAACACAATGAGGTTGCTAAATCTTCCGGGTGAGATTCAAAAATTGTTATTAGAAGAAAAGATTACTCAAGGGCATGCAAAAATGCTCTTATCATTAAATAATGAAGAGCAGAAAATCGCACTAGGTTCTATTATAGGTCAAAAGCTTTCTGTGAGAGATACAGAAATGCTTGTAAAAAAGATTAAAACCTCAGATAATATTCACAAAACCTCTCTAAAATCACAGGATAAAATTATTTCTGATCAAAAAATTATAAAATTAAAAACTTTACTCAAACAGTATTCTATTTTAAGTTTTATAAAAAATAATTCTCTTGTGCTTGAGTTTTCAGATAAATCAAAGATTGATGAGATAATTAGAAAATTATCATCCGAGTAA
- a CDS encoding AAA family ATPase, translating into MCEIIAVANQKGGVGKTTTAVNLAASLALAEKNVLLIDFDPQSNATTSLGFRRNDIEFDIYHVLMGSKRLSQIIQKTEMPFMHLAPSNIGLVGIEKEFYNKKIAGRELILKKKVQEVINLYDFIIIDSPPALGPLTINALSAADSVIIPIQCEFFALEGLAQLLSTIKILRDSINPKLEIKGFLPTMYSSQNNLSKQVFADLSQHFDTKLFKDKNNNSYIIVPRSVKLAESPSFGKPVLLYDVKSNGSIAYQILAQTILQGA; encoded by the coding sequence ATGTGTGAGATTATAGCTGTTGCAAATCAAAAAGGTGGCGTAGGAAAAACAACGACCGCAGTTAATCTTGCTGCTTCTTTAGCATTAGCAGAAAAGAACGTTTTATTGATAGATTTTGATCCTCAATCAAATGCGACAACAAGTTTAGGATTTCGTAGAAATGATATTGAGTTTGATATTTATCATGTGCTGATGGGGAGTAAAAGATTATCTCAAATCATTCAAAAAACAGAAATGCCTTTTATGCATTTAGCTCCTTCAAATATTGGATTAGTAGGTATAGAAAAAGAATTTTATAATAAAAAGATTGCCGGTAGAGAATTGATATTAAAAAAGAAAGTTCAAGAAGTCATTAATTTGTATGATTTTATTATTATTGATTCTCCTCCTGCATTGGGGCCTCTCACAATTAATGCTCTTTCAGCTGCTGATTCTGTGATCATTCCTATACAATGTGAGTTTTTTGCGCTTGAGGGTTTAGCACAACTTTTAAGCACGATAAAAATTTTACGTGATTCTATTAACCCTAAGCTTGAAATTAAGGGATTTTTGCCAACAATGTATTCATCTCAAAATAATCTTTCAAAACAAGTTTTTGCTGACTTATCCCAACATTTTGATACAAAATTATTTAAAGATAAAAACAATAATTCTTATATTATTGTCCCTCGTAGTGTGAAATTAGCTGAATCTCCAAGTTTTGGAAAACCTGTTTTGCTTTATGATGTAAAGTCAAATGGCAGTATTGCTTATCAAATATTAGCTCAAACAATACTGCAAGGAGCTTGA
- a CDS encoding biotin--[acetyl-CoA-carboxylase] ligase, with amino-acid sequence MIPIEYFEELPSTQIYLLEGIKTHQLSSPICIVARKQTAGIGSRGNVWEQVQEALTFSFSLKSFELPLDLPLQSASIFFGFIFKEVLNLMGFDIWLKWPNDLYIKNSKVGGVIVNIYKDNIVCGIGLNIYGKEYASLEKQIHKIEVLEEFLKKIRNTYKWKEIFSKYELEFDRNFGFSFHQGNEIFDLKGAKLLPDGGIYLNGKKIYSFR; translated from the coding sequence ATGATACCTATTGAATATTTTGAAGAATTGCCTTCGACACAAATTTATCTTTTAGAGGGTATTAAGACCCATCAATTATCCTCTCCAATTTGTATTGTTGCCCGGAAACAAACTGCCGGTATTGGGAGTAGGGGGAATGTTTGGGAGCAAGTCCAAGAAGCATTGACTTTTTCTTTTTCTTTGAAAAGTTTTGAGTTACCCCTAGATCTTCCTTTGCAAAGTGCTTCTATATTTTTTGGTTTTATTTTTAAAGAAGTTCTTAATTTGATGGGATTTGATATATGGCTAAAATGGCCTAATGATTTGTATATTAAAAATTCCAAAGTGGGTGGGGTCATTGTAAATATTTACAAAGATAATATAGTGTGCGGTATTGGGCTTAATATTTATGGAAAAGAATATGCTTCTTTAGAAAAACAAATCCATAAAATAGAGGTTTTGGAAGAATTTTTAAAAAAAATTAGAAATACTTATAAATGGAAGGAAATTTTTAGTAAGTATGAGTTAGAATTTGATAGGAATTTTGGATTTTCATTTCATCAAGGGAATGAAATTTTTGATTTAAAAGGTGCTAAATTGTTGCCTGATGGAGGAATTTATTTAAATGGTAAGAAAATATATAGCTTTAGATAA
- the fmt gene encoding methionyl-tRNA formyltransferase encodes MRVLFMGTPGFARIVLDKLLQDSYFEIVGVFAQPDRPFGRKQEMKPPQTKELLMINNNSIPIYQPEKLDEKSIYAIEKLRPDVILVVAYGKILPKKILCIGRCINLHASILPKYRGASPIQEMILNDEKFYGVSVIDMEEGLDSGNILGIKAFRVKEYLNIESLSIKLANMGSMLIIDILKNIERIQPLKQLSLESTYCKKVLKEDGLILFDDAKKIYLKSLAYWLWPHIFTHEGLKLFDICVVSQTQNCRAGEIISIDQDGVLIGCKCGVIKVQKIQSPSKQKIEATAYVRGKRLKVGDILI; translated from the coding sequence ATGAGAGTTTTATTTATGGGCACTCCCGGTTTTGCCAGAATAGTTTTAGATAAATTGCTTCAAGATTCTTATTTTGAAATTGTTGGAGTATTTGCCCAACCTGATAGACCTTTTGGTAGAAAACAAGAGATGAAACCTCCGCAGACAAAAGAATTGCTTATGATTAACAATAATAGTATCCCTATTTATCAACCTGAGAAATTAGATGAAAAAAGTATTTACGCAATTGAAAAACTGCGACCGGATGTAATTTTGGTGGTGGCTTATGGAAAAATATTGCCTAAAAAAATACTATGCATAGGGCGCTGTATCAATCTTCATGCTTCGATTCTTCCAAAATATCGCGGAGCTTCTCCAATACAAGAGATGATTTTAAATGATGAGAAATTTTATGGTGTAAGTGTCATCGATATGGAAGAAGGGCTTGATAGCGGCAATATTTTGGGAATCAAGGCTTTTAGAGTCAAAGAATATCTAAACATAGAATCACTAAGTATAAAATTAGCCAATATGGGCAGTATGCTCATAATAGATATCTTGAAAAATATAGAAAGAATACAACCGCTAAAACAGCTGTCTCTAGAGAGTACTTATTGCAAGAAAGTGCTTAAAGAAGATGGCTTGATTCTTTTTGATGATGCGAAAAAAATTTATTTAAAATCTTTGGCTTATTGGCTTTGGCCTCATATTTTTACCCATGAAGGTTTAAAATTATTTGATATTTGTGTTGTATCACAAACTCAAAATTGCAGAGCAGGTGAAATTATATCTATAGATCAAGATGGGGTTTTAATAGGTTGTAAATGCGGGGTTATAAAAGTTCAAAAGATCCAATCTCCAAGCAAACAAAAAATAGAAGCAACCGCTTATGTGCGTGGCAAAAGATTAAAAGTAGGAGATATTCTAATATGA